The Klebsiella quasivariicola region ATCTTGGCCTCTTTCGCCTCTTTCAGCACCGGTTCCCAGCCGGTGGCCACCACCGGTGCAATGAAGATCGCGTCGACCCCTTGAGCGATAAAGGAACGCACTGCTTTGATCTGGTTTTCCTGTTTTTGCTGACCATCAGCGATCTTCAGGGTGATACCGCGCTTGGCGGCCTCCTCTTTCGCGACGCTGGTTTCCGCCGCACGCCAGCCGGATTCAGAACCGACCTGCGAAAAACCTACGGTTAGCGGGGCAGCTATCGCCATAGACGACATAGCTGCGGAAACTGCTGTGACAAGAAGTAAGCGCTTCCACATAAGGGTATCCTCGTAGGGTTATTGTTGGTTAAAGTCTCACCTGCGGACAAACTATAGACAATCGGTGATGTAACTGAATGCGTTACATCACACTTCAAAAAAGTAAATGAGATGTTAATGATGGCCCCGCTGCCCAGCGGAGAGCCGATAAGGCTTCGCAGGGAGCGCGGCTGTTGCGGTTTATGACGTTTTTTTAAGCAGTTTGATAAATCAATCACATGCAATGAAAACGGTTACATAAATTTATTCATGATGTGGCTATGTTTATGGATTTTCATGTCATTATTACGCGAAAAATTCGGAGCACTCCGCGGCGATATCGGGAAAAAGAAGCGAAGACTTTCGATGTGAGTTGGCTATAATACCGAGCACTTGTTTGCCATACATTTTAAAGGAAACAGACATGAGCTTACTCAACGTACCTGCGGGCAAAGATCTGCCGGAAGACATCTACGTCGTGATCGAAATCCCGGCGAACGCAGATCCTATCAAATATGAAGTCGACAAAGAGAGCGGTGCACTGTTCGTTGACCGTTTCATGTCCACAGCAATGTTCTATCCGTGCAACTACGGTTACATCAACCACACCCTGTCCCTGGACGGTGACCCGGTTGACGTGCTGGTCCCGACGCCGTACCCGCTGCAGCCGGGCTCCGTGATCCGCTGCCGTCCGGTTGGCGTTCTGAAGATGACCGACGAATCCGGTGAAGATGCGAAACTGGTTGCCGTACCGCACACCAAGCTGAGCAAAGAATACGATCACATCAACGATGTGAACGACCTGCCGGAACTGCTGAAAGCCCAGATCACTCATTTCTTTGAGCACTACAAAGATCTGGAAAAAGGCAAGTGGGTTAAAGTCGACGGTTGGGACAACGCGGAAGCGGCGAAAGCCGAAATCGTTGCCTCTTTCGAGCGCGCAAAGCAGAAGTAATTCTGTCTCAGGCAAGGTCATCCCCTGCCTGATTGCGGCACGGATAGCCGCGATAACACCATGGAGGGTGTCCCGTGAAAAGCGTTCGCTATTTCACTCTGAACTATACCGGTTTCACCACCGCCGCCTGTGAAAAACAGGGATATCTGCGCCTTATCGCCGGCGAGCATGTCTTTTATACCGATAAACGCTATTTTAAAGACCCCGCGCTTTTTGACCGCCTGACGATCAATCAGCCTTTGCACCTTGGCGTCCGCCGCCTGGACAACGGCTGTTACTGGATCCACTGGCTCAGCGATGGCGAAACGCTCCTTGAACCCAGTCAACGGGTAACGCGCTGGGCCCGTCCGCTGCTGATTATCAGCCTGCTGACGCTCATCGTCGCTCTTATCCCGCTCGTGATGAGCACCTCAGAATGGGGAAGGTTCGGCTGCGGCATTATCGCGATACTGGCCTTCATCGGACTGTTAACAGGGCTCTATGAGCGACTGTTCCACCCGGCGCTAAAACGGCACCCCGCCATGCGCGATCTGCTGGCGAAGATGGCAATGGCCCGCCGCCGCGACTTTTCCTTTTGCCAGCCACTACCCGCAACGGCGAAAGCCCTCCGCCAGACGGCAATGCCTTTTACGCAAGCCCTGCCGGAACGCTATGCCGTCCGGACGGGAAAAATTAGCAATATCATTTTTAAGAAGTGGTTCGCGGGGAACCCAACGCGGGAATACCATGGCGTTGGGATACAATGCGACACGGCGCCGCTGGCCTTCTGGTGGCAGACAGGCTGCGCCAATTTCGCGCTGCATCCCGTTCTCTATCGTCGTCAGCCACCGTTTATCGCCATTGGCGATCGCCTCGTCGCCGTGTACGAGCGCGACAGCCGTGCGATCCACGCGCTATACAATGCCAGCGACGGCGCGGCTTATATAAAAAACCATCCACTCTATCCAGGTCGCCGACAACTGGCGCTGCTCTATTACCTGTTTTACGGCCTCGCGCTGGTGATGTATCTGCTATTTCTCGCTGTTGAACTCATCAGTGCCCTTCAGTCAGGTCGGAGCGTCTGGTGGCAGGTTCAGGATTCACTGGACATGCTGTCCCTATTATTACTCAGTTTCGGCGGGATCCTGGCGGTACTGGAGCTGATTGGCCCAACGGCCTGGTTATTGTCACACCGGGTGGCTGACTGGCGGAAGATGCGCTCGGCGATGCGGCGCTACCTGCAGGGAGTGGCCCGCCATACCGCGCTCGAGGAGATCATGTAATGTTCAGCACCCCCACACGACGATTATTATTTCTCGCGCTGACGACGCTGGCTTCCGCGATGTGGCTGGCGAAGGATCGTCTGCCACTCTGGTAAGGCATGGAGCAGAAAAAACAACGCCACCCGAAGGTGGCGCTGTCGTGGTTAGTACTGGTCGCGATCCAACCAGTTGCCGTTCGCTATCAACGTACATCCCTCAACGGAACGTTGATACACATACATCCATGCGCTGCCGTAAGGCGTCTGAATGAGGTGGCGCGCATACTCGCCCCCCTTCGTGCGTAGCGCATCCAGTTCGGCCAGCGTCGATGCATCAATACGATAAACTTCACCATGTACTGTGCCTTCGCCGGGCACCGCGCCTGGATAGTGGCCCAGGCTGTACAGCTGATAATCGTTGACACTATGAGCGCCCAGCCACTGGGCGTTGGTCATCCAGTGGCTGTTGCCTTGTTTGCGTCGTAAACTGCCGTAAACAAATATTCGCATTGCTAAAACTCAAACTGATAGAGCAAATCGAGCGCCTGGTCAATGCCAGACACCGCTTCCACATATAGCCTAGGCATCAGGCGATAACGTAAAGTCAGCGTCGCCAGGGAGTCGAAAATACCGACCCCATATTTTACCTGCAGACCCGGCAGTACATAGCCGCTGACCACCACCTGGGAAGAGTCGCCTACCCCTTCGGTGTCCAACGCCAAATTGCTTACGCCAAACGTCTCGCCGATTTTACCCACAACCTGACCACTTTGTGCAACCCCCATTCCAATAAGCATTGAGGTCATCGCGGCGCTATCGCTCTGTCCGCTGCTCAAACCCTGGCCGCGCAGCAGATAAGACAGCGCTTCCTGCTGGGACATCACCGGGTCAGAGAAGATCTCCGCTTTCGGCTGATCGGCGGAGCCGGTGACGCGAACGCCGGCGATCACATCGTCTTCGGTAGCATCCGGGTTACGAATCGCTTCGATATTCAGCAGCGGCTGATCCGGCGGACCGGAGAACAGCAGCTCCCCTTTGCGAACAATCAGATCCTGACCATAGGCGTGGAAGCGGCCGTCCGGAATATTGATCTGCCCGTTGAGGCCCAAGCCTTGCTTGTCCTGCGCCACTTTCAAATCACCGGTCAGACGCGCTTTCAGACCAAAGGCTTCCAGACGCACGTTGTTGCCGACGTGAATCGTCAGGTTGCTGTTGATCGGGATACCGGCGCTCTGCTGATTAATCGGCTTGAGGTTTTTATCCAGCATCACTTCATCAGAGGAGACGCCAACCGCGCTCTCCGGTACCTCGTTAACCACGATCCGCGCCCAGGGCACATCCACTTTACCGTCGAGGTTGAACAGGCTTGGCGTGGCGGTAAACACCACGTCCGGCGACACATCGAGACGCACCATCGGCGGCACGGTGATCCGCACTCGGCTGCCTTTCGCCGCAATTTGCGCCCGCCAGTTATCGATCTGCGTCCAGTCCGCGTTACCGCTCAGCGCAATCTGCCCCTGGCGGGTGTTCACCGTCCCCTGCAGGGTCGAGCGCGTGCCGTTGAAGTTCATCGACAGCTGGCTCGGCTGCATATCAAACGGCATAAAGTTGCCATCGATATCCACCCCGCTCAGCTGCATCTGGCCAAACAGCTGCGGGCTTTTCACGTTGCCGCCCAGACGCAGGCGGGCGTTGAGCCTCCCCTCGGCTTTTTCACCACGGGCGAAAATCGGGTTGATCATCGCCAGCGAGAAGTTGCTGATATTGACGTTGCCGCCGAGGTTACGCCGCCCCTGCGGATCGGTGACCTGTACCTGCCCATCCAGCTGACCGTTGTTGGTCAGGCGGATAAGCCAGCCCAGCTCGGCGCGATTGTTATGCAGGTCGGCGCTGAGGTTCAGCGTATCGAACGCTACCGGCAGCGGCGCGTCGTTGACCACCTGGGTCACCTTGACGTTGCGCCCGCTGAGGGTCACTTTGCCCTGCGGCAGCCCCTCTTTGGTGGTGTCCCAGCTTACATCGGCATTACCGGTAAACACGCCGCTCGCCTGGGTCTCCTCTGGCATAAACGGCTTAAGCATCGCCAGATCGAAGCGGTTGAGATTCACCCGCGCCCGTCCGCTGGCGCCCGCGTCAATGGTTTCAGGCACGCAGAGCTCGGCGTTCGGGTTGGTCCAGCAGTGTGGCCCGATGCTGATTTTCTGCTCCAGGTTGCGGTAGTCCAGCGCAATACTGCGCGTCAGCGCCACCGGCCCCACCGGCGTCTGGAAGCGGGTATCGCTTAGCGAGCCTCGCCAGCGTTCGGCCTGACGATCGAAGCTACCCGCCAGCGTCAGCTGGCCGGACACCGGATCGCCCTGCACCCGCAGCCGCAGCTCATGCTGCTTTTCGGTGCCTTTGGCATTGAGCTGCACCAGGCTGATATTGACCCCCGGCTGGCTGATGCGATCAACCCGCACGTCCAGGTTGCCGCCAATCTGGTCGGTGGATTTCACATCCCCTTTGACGTTGACCTGAGCGATAGTCAGCTCCTGCCAGCGTAACGCCCGGGCGGTGATGTCGGCCAGCAGCTGCGGCGCATCGACGGTGCCGCGCACTTTCACCAGCCCCTTCGCCGTTCCGCCGAGCCCCGGCAGCGCATTATCCAGGTGCGGGGCATCGATGGTGGCGTCGAGATTAAGATCCTTCACCCCCAGTTCGCCTTTGATATCGGCGCTGTTCGGGCCTAATGCCAGGTGCAGTCCCGGGATTTTCCACTGCAGATAGCTGTTCCCCTGCAGCGAGCCTGATACGTCCACTTTGTTCTGTTTCACGTTGCCGGTAATTTTCAGCTCCGGCACCGACATCTGCCAGCTGCCGCCGTACAGGCTGCCCTGGGTCTTGATCATGCCGTTGAGCTTCGACGGCCAGTCCGGCACCTCTTTGGCGGTGTTGATCCCGTCGAGGGTCAGCTCGCCGCGCCAGCTGATCGCCTGCTGCCAGTCGAGCAGCGCCTTCAGCTCGGTTTTTCCTTCCAGGGCGTTGACCGTCAGCTTGTCGAGGTTAATCTGTCGCTCATTACCTTTGGCGTTGAGGGCGATTTTCGCCGGCGGCAGTGACTGACCTTTCACCGCGGTGGAAAAGGCCAGCGCGTAGTCGGTCATTTTGCCGCTGAATTTCAGCTGAACATCGTCAGCCTGGAACTGCTTCTCGCCGCTGAACGGCCAGGCGAGCTGCTTGCTCTTCAGCTCCATATTGAGCGGCAGCCCGGCTTCCGCCAGCTGCGCATCCGCACGCAGCGTGGCCGCCACCGGCCCGCTTAAGTCCACCCCGACCTTGAGCGTTTTACGCACTTCGCCGCCCACCTTCAGCTGCACCTTCTCCCCTTTCATCGGGTCGACGTTCAGGGTTCCGGCGAGGGTAATGTCCACCGGCCAGTTATCCTGCAGCTGCGCGCTGCCCGAGGCGGTGACCTTACCCTGATCGGCGTCGATATCGAGGGCGTCGAGCTTCATCTGACCGTCGATACTGCTGACTTTCAGCAGCAGGTTATACACGGTGATGTCGGTATCGCCGGTGAGGCGCAGTTGCTCGCCGCGGAACGACTGAATGTTGAGGTTCAGCGGCAGGTGCACATCGGTCATTGCCGGCAGTACCGGCTGCGAGAAGAGGTCGGTCATCGTCTCGCCGAGCGGTTTTTCCTGCGGCTGCGGGTTGTCGATTTTCGGCTCAACCACCTGCTCCTGCGCCACTTTCGCCACCTTCGGCAGGGCGATCAGCAGCCCCTGCAGCGAGGTCGGCGTCAGGGTCAGGTTTTTCTCCTGCCAGTTCAGGCCGGTGGAAAAATCGCGTACAGACACTGCGGTATCGTCGATTTTGACATTGACGTTATGCAGCGCGACGCGACTGAGGGCGATCGGATAAGGGGTGGAGAGATTCAGCGGCCCGCTGTCCTCTTCCTCGACCGGCGCGGCGGGCGGCATCTTCTTCGTATCGACAGCAACGTAAATATCGCGCAGCGCGATGTCGTTTACGCACAGGCTGCTGTCCCACAGGCAGCGCAACCGGACGCTGAGGTGAAACTGACCGGCGGTGACCGCCACGCCGGGCTGCTCGTAGCGGACATTATCGAGGGTTAAATCACGCCAGCCGCCGGTGACTTTGCCGATTTCCAGCCCCGGCACCCAGCGATCCGCCGCTTTGAACACCAGATGCAAGCCGGTGGTGGTCCCCACCAGGAAGCCGACGGTGCCCAGCAGGAGCACCAACACGATTAAGACGCCGAGGCTTATCTTCTTCCATAAACTCATAATTCAGGCCCCAGACCGATGTAAAACTGTAAACCATGTTCGTCTTTGTCGCCGATCGGCCGGGCGATATCCAGCTTGATCGGCCCCACCGGCGACTGCCAGCGCACGCCCACCCCGGCGCCGGTTTTGAAATCACTCTCGCGAATATCGCTGACCGCTTCGCCGCTATCGACAAACACGGCCCCCCACCATTTACCACTGACGTTGTACTGATACTCCAGCGATCC contains the following coding sequences:
- the ppa gene encoding inorganic diphosphatase is translated as MSLLNVPAGKDLPEDIYVVIEIPANADPIKYEVDKESGALFVDRFMSTAMFYPCNYGYINHTLSLDGDPVDVLVPTPYPLQPGSVIRCRPVGVLKMTDESGEDAKLVAVPHTKLSKEYDHINDVNDLPELLKAQITHFFEHYKDLEKGKWVKVDGWDNAEAAKAEIVASFERAKQK
- a CDS encoding gamma-glutamylcyclotransferase; its protein translation is MRIFVYGSLRRKQGNSHWMTNAQWLGAHSVNDYQLYSLGHYPGAVPGEGTVHGEVYRIDASTLAELDALRTKGGEYARHLIQTPYGSAWMYVYQRSVEGCTLIANGNWLDRDQY
- the tamB gene encoding autotransporter assembly complex protein TamB; amino-acid sequence: MSLWKKISLGVLIVLVLLLGTVGFLVGTTTGLHLVFKAADRWVPGLEIGKVTGGWRDLTLDNVRYEQPGVAVTAGQFHLSVRLRCLWDSSLCVNDIALRDIYVAVDTKKMPPAAPVEEEDSGPLNLSTPYPIALSRVALHNVNVKIDDTAVSVRDFSTGLNWQEKNLTLTPTSLQGLLIALPKVAKVAQEQVVEPKIDNPQPQEKPLGETMTDLFSQPVLPAMTDVHLPLNLNIQSFRGEQLRLTGDTDITVYNLLLKVSSIDGQMKLDALDIDADQGKVTASGSAQLQDNWPVDITLAGTLNVDPMKGEKVQLKVGGEVRKTLKVGVDLSGPVAATLRADAQLAEAGLPLNMELKSKQLAWPFSGEKQFQADDVQLKFSGKMTDYALAFSTAVKGQSLPPAKIALNAKGNERQINLDKLTVNALEGKTELKALLDWQQAISWRGELTLDGINTAKEVPDWPSKLNGMIKTQGSLYGGSWQMSVPELKITGNVKQNKVDVSGSLQGNSYLQWKIPGLHLALGPNSADIKGELGVKDLNLDATIDAPHLDNALPGLGGTAKGLVKVRGTVDAPQLLADITARALRWQELTIAQVNVKGDVKSTDQIGGNLDVRVDRISQPGVNISLVQLNAKGTEKQHELRLRVQGDPVSGQLTLAGSFDRQAERWRGSLSDTRFQTPVGPVALTRSIALDYRNLEQKISIGPHCWTNPNAELCVPETIDAGASGRARVNLNRFDLAMLKPFMPEETQASGVFTGNADVSWDTTKEGLPQGKVTLSGRNVKVTQVVNDAPLPVAFDTLNLSADLHNNRAELGWLIRLTNNGQLDGQVQVTDPQGRRNLGGNVNISNFSLAMINPIFARGEKAEGRLNARLRLGGNVKSPQLFGQMQLSGVDIDGNFMPFDMQPSQLSMNFNGTRSTLQGTVNTRQGQIALSGNADWTQIDNWRAQIAAKGSRVRITVPPMVRLDVSPDVVFTATPSLFNLDGKVDVPWARIVVNEVPESAVGVSSDEVMLDKNLKPINQQSAGIPINSNLTIHVGNNVRLEAFGLKARLTGDLKVAQDKQGLGLNGQINIPDGRFHAYGQDLIVRKGELLFSGPPDQPLLNIEAIRNPDATEDDVIAGVRVTGSADQPKAEIFSDPVMSQQEALSYLLRGQGLSSGQSDSAAMTSMLIGMGVAQSGQVVGKIGETFGVSNLALDTEGVGDSSQVVVSGYVLPGLQVKYGVGIFDSLATLTLRYRLMPRLYVEAVSGIDQALDLLYQFEF